The window atcaaaaactgttttttaacttccagttttcaagtttctagatctaaggaaatctatcatcgaAAGGTTTAGTCATACAATAAAGCTTCAATAAACATTCATAAACATATGATAACAACACTCCATTAAATTTTCGGagcaagatatgtccattagcttggtcaaaattttcaaaacataatatacTCTCTaatttcacgcccagaatgacctttccatgattggaaatacttttgaccgactaAATGAGTAtagaatgagactaataagatatccacgaaaactagactcaaataaaaacaacatttatgaaggagtcatcatacaaaaatacatacaatGGGTAGAACATCTCCACGCATGAAGACACAGAAATTTtcctgagagagctcttttgagtttctctctaagaatgaggtgaagaagtgataagaGGGAGTGCAATGTATCTTGCACGAATTTATACATCTAGGGGGAATTTATGAGCTTGAATGACCATTGGTTGAAGGTGGCAatatgacataaagtggagaatagtgagggacaaggactgcctgcagcagctatGAGATTTGGAGGTTGATGGGGtggatttcttcttcacatcaaggcactattgggtgtagCCAATGGCAATGGAAAGTCttccatgtgggggaggaaacttcttcaagaagttttgccaatGTGGCCAAACTCATGTTCCTTGGTGGGCCTCAATCAAGTGGGTTTCAATTTGGAGTTTaaaggggtttggttagggtttgagatgctatcaagcccaaatctaatttttcttggccaaTTCAAATTtctaaggtttaaaaggttggatactgatgttataaaaaatatttgattaattaatagcatgtggaagtgatttaatcaagtgattaaacgcaatgctagaaatcggattaaaaagggtttggaggcctaTTTTAGAATTTGCGGAacccgtttagggtttcggtttcaatcaAGTTtctggggtttcaattggatttcaacCGTTTATGGTTATGCTAGGATTGAAACTCTCATTGGTCTAACACAATTTTGTTGgttagatgaaacaaagttttgcttaggtggcataatcCCACAACTTGATTTTCCTTCATAAATCTATcgaatggttcctcatggtgccgaatgtctaatactattcactatgtgtggctaagatcttaccaagtatccaaataaaacttttctaacctaatttggacattcgacattatgattttgaaaacattgcactgGGTACTCTTATCAAGGTTACTATTAACTCCAAAAACattgcataataaacttagtattgaaaaatcctaaatattcatattaacctatggtgaaaattattttccgAAATTCAACCCGaagtgcccataaaaataatttcacaattttgaaCAGGCATTtggtccgaaattatgaaaataggttattgccgcataaaatcctaaataatcgaCTAAGTCTAAtagcgtagaccataacgcattttaacaattttaactatctcaaataattaaaatcgtatttctagcaccatagtgagtgatgcCACTgattatgttgacagactaaaacctatgtgattggtcgattcgtgaaaATTTATGGCATTTTCACGAGGTTTCTAAAATCAgtagaaattccaccagtgaatttctaacgggtgttacatccttccctcctaaaaaaaagatttcgtcctcgaaatcaaTGCAACTACAAGCATAAAACacgctcaaaagaagaaattgcTTACCAACCTACAATCCCTCACTAGATGCCTCATCAAGCTCAAGGGGCAACTATCGATCTTCTTGAGGTAACGCTTTCCTCTtgtagtcaacactattcttatctataaccatcacatggttacaCAAAATAACTACTACTATAGCATAATggtataacattattcttatctaggatactgaatccttatttaaataaaatcactactctccttactattcaaagaattatccaaaacgtgtatatatatatatatatatatatatctaccattcttaactctctatctctcaaatcatatcaatttgtactaaATCTTTCCACAAAGTAGGTCAAGTCGTACtagcatactctctaaatctaaaacttcaagtattcacgcaatttaatttgaaagaatttaTCGTTCCTCCTCCGAGGTGGTACCTCGATAAACGATtagctattaacctcaactcaagactttctctcttatgattgacATAGTTCTTCTATCCATCATAAACTGCCTTTTATTCTGACtctaataaaaagaatatgttcctactgttcacgtaaatcctcaAGAGCAAGATTTACCACCtatataaaagtctccaatataatagCGATCTACATTTGCCACAAACACAATGCTTTCCAAAAAACACTTAATGGCAGCTGGATAAAACTAccatcataagtgaatcctactacgGCCAAAACCTCTCCCAAACACTttactcttccgaacacaaaTTCATTTGGatcctcaaaatcaaaacaacttcAAATATGCAGAATACTAATTTATCAACCTTCAATATCTTTCCTCCAATTGCTAAAGGATATTCGGTATTCTATATCTACACTGATATGAATTATAATACTCTTAAAGAGAATTATTACTCTTACCACCTAAGTTACAATTCAACTTCCAAACTAAACTCTCGTataataccacaatcactaaaaatagggaCTCACTTAAATCAATAGCGTACAAGTTACAAACTTCAATGACTTGACATtctccaaaataacaataatgtaACAATACAATCAATTGCAATCAAATCAACCTTACATAAACTTAACAATATCTAGgttttagaaaaataccagtgacaGTGCCAGCTTCTTCAGTTCatggggcgtcagcatctgtGTCTACCTGAGTGATAGCATACACTCTTATGGGCACGTGCTGCCTCGGCTTTGGTTTGTAGCCGCTGTTAAGAGAAACCCCCTTTCCTTCATTTCTCAAAGCAACATTGGGGAAGTCTTTATATGACCTAGTTGGCCATacctgaaacaagttctcaactcgattttgcacttgcctccatggtgtTTATCGCACCCTCCACAAGGTGGAAATGTGATCGGCATTGAGCTCCCAGTCTGattgcattttcttttatctgatCTAGTAAACACCTTCTTCCTTTCTGAACTTTCTTCAGTAGCATATGATGAAGTCctctttctttccaaaatgaTCAGGGCAGTCGAACCCTTCTGCTCTTTCATTGCTATCATAGCCATgtttaccaactcttggtaattctctatTTTTAAGCAAGCTACTTGGTTACGGATCCTTGTATGAAGTCATACTTGAAACTTCtgtgcctgcatcctttgagtagaaatcaagtgtggtgcaaaacTTCCTAATGCAATAAACTTAGCGgcgtactgctctacggtcaaacCACCTTGAGTTAAAATTACGAACTCCTGCGTCTTCAACTGTTTGACAGAATCTGGAAAGAATCTGTTGTCGAACttttccttaaatctctcccatgaCAGTGCAACCAAACTTCCTAAATCCTTGACTAGAAGCTATATTCacgtatcccaccatattctaGCTTCTCATTGGACTATGTATCCAGTAGATGAACCTTTTGTTTCTCAATACAACCACATATCTCATATGTCCTTTCAAGATCTATAATCCATTTCTCAGCTTTCAGTAGCTCTTCAataccagaaaagtttggataaggatggaacaagaacttctcatacAGACAACCCCTGACTTCGGGTCTAGGTACGTGCGCttgttgctgttgctgttgttgttgttgttgtctaagcatgtcaacCAGCAGACGTATAGCTTTGGGTAATCCTCCATCCGTAGGGAGAATTTGATTCTCCTGATTTGTGACTCCCTTAGGATGCTGAGGTATCCTACTGCGAATCATGTGTCACTTCCTGAAAAACATGAGTAGACGTGTTACAACCACGTACTATCTCTCATACTTCAataaattcaagcctaatgaagactaaaatttcaagcctaatatttggtgcatttcctaaggggATGTGGATTTACAATCCAGTGACGTATTGCTCTTATACCACCCTGCGACACCCCCATATTCCGATTGGGATCAGACGAACATCCGAAGCctcgggacatgcaatacaacgttacctgcccccgttcataacatataagatgcaatgttcctaacatgcatatagcattatgcaatattcgcaacggataattttttttttttagcaatactatgcaccaaacttataatatctcaaatagttaaaacataattcaTGCATACTTAACGAAATAAACATCCACAATTCCAACACAGGTCTCAAAAGAATGTAATCTCAAACAACGGAGGCCTGGCTCCATAATTGTattgccaaaatacactattagCCTAGTTCGCTCAGTAACTTGTGTAACGCAACAAATGATGCtggaatactatccaaaaacCTAACTATGGAGGTTACAAGCTCCGTGTTGCGTCTACGACGTCTAGTCAACCTTCTCCAATCTGCTAGTGTCTGCTCcctgctctgatcctgacacatcgcctactATTCAGAgggaatgatagttgggactaccacggtgagatttgattacaaatctagcaagttaacagaaaacttccacataggttaatgatgcatgcatggcagtaaaaacatgaacgcataatcaaagtcataagtaagcattgcataacttgacatataacatgacataattgatataaattgaattgaaactGTAACTTAGCTTgatatgacatgacatatacgtgaacttaaaatataacatggactagcaacatagcatgaacttgaacttgaacatgaagcataacatggacttggaacatagcatgaacatgaacatacataatttgaatatgaacttgagcataacatgaaattgaaatatatttttgtctCATAGGGTTACTATGATAGAGTAGTGTAATCTCATGAGATTACTatgattgcgtattcttatctcatagAGTTATCATGATTgtgtaatcttatctcatgaggttaccatgattgcgcattcttatctcatggggttaccatgatagCGTATTTTTATCTCATGGGGCTACCATGATTGCATATTTTTATCTCAtgaggttaccatgattgagtaTTCTTATCTCATAGGGTTATCATGATTTAATAATAACCATGAACTGAACAATAACTTAACTGTAAGAAGAAGTACATGAACGTAAGTCTAAAGACATAACGAAGTTGacgtaaaatattttgtagcgtgacataacatgtgatagacaatatttcataacatgtaatagtaaatattatgtgacatgacatacatataACAAATGGTataacgtaacatgacatacttacaACTTATAGCAACACGTGACAAAATGGATTGCgtaacaaataaacatgtagtgacatggcatatataacaacatacgaacataaactgtagttttcttacccatcacacatacatagtaaacttatagtaagttaagagctaacttatctcgattGTCGTGTTCTACGAGACTAAAGggtgaaacacgaggaactgaaAATAGTGATTCTAAAACTTAGAAATTTAATCACTAATAATTAGAAGCATGAAAACAagctaacttagagtaaaattaccattttacccctaacttaaggatttcacatcctaactctaaaaatttctaaaatttataatccttatgtaaattttgtcttaaactcaaatatcatctcagaaaaaaattaaaacaaatcacaattATGGAAAACACATTACGGCCGAAACATCCATAGGATTTTTCCTCTAATTTTTATAACACTTCTtctaatttcaaaactcatgatctaaccaaaattttgcaacaaagatcttcctatcctaagtttaaaaacatacttaaaacatccaatAAGAACTTACTAATCAATCATCAACCCaaaactttttagtaaaaagatccaaactttttaactaaaagcaaacccttgaatcacaagttttgaccttagtcaaaacatttccaaaaatttcaaaaatcgaatcttacttctaacatattcataacatcatcctaagatcaatcACGAATTAAAAGATCAaataaaagtcaccaaaaatcataaaataatacttaagagtttttggttttacacagtcttaaaacaaaaacttttatttcaactaactttgatcaatctcttgattcaCGGCTTAAAAACATatgatctttaaattaaaacatcacatggtttaaaaaatttgtcctaaagaagatccaaacaTCAAACCTAAAATCACAttgataaaactcaataaaacatagATCTAACCCAGAACCATCAAATCTTAGTCCTAACTGAAATCCTCTTACgtagaaaaatcatatatttgagactaatactaaatattttcaaaataatatcctaacatgtatataagaggcttaggatcatcacataaaaatataaaagcttttggaataagattaaaccacgaaacattcaaattatctcagaacaaaaactgtttttccactttcggttttcaagtttctagatctaaggaaatccatcatcaaaagctttagtcaTGCAATAAAACCttaatgaacattcataaacacattcTAGCAACATTCCATTAAATTTtcagaccaagatatgtccattagcttggtcaaaaatttcaaaacataacatactctccagtttcaagtccagaatgacctttatatggctaaaaatacttttgaccaatctattgagtatggaatgagactaataagatatccacgaaaACTACACTTGTAGATGAGCAATGTTTATGAGAAGTCAtagtgcgaaaatacttacaaatggTCAAAACTCTCCAtgtaaaaagattaaaaaatctGTCCGATAGAGCTcttgagtttctctctaagaacgggatgaagaagtgatgaaaataagtgaaatgtgtcttgcacgactttagacttctggagggggaagttatgagCTTGAATGACcgttgattggaggtggctatttgacataaagtggagaatagtgagggccAAGGACTGCCTGCAGTGGTGAGATATGAAGGTTGATtgggtggatttctccttcacatcaaggcactattgggtgcagccaatgccAGTGGATAGTCTGCCATGTGGGGaggaaatttcttcaaaatgttTTGCCAATGTGGCCAAATTCATGGGCCTTTGTGAGTCTCAACCAAGTCGgattcaatttggggtttaaaggggttttggttagggttttagatgttatcaagcccaaatctaaattttcttggcccaatcatattttcaagatttaaaaggttggataatgatattataacaatgatttaattaattaatagtatgtgtaagtgatttaatcaagtgattaaactcaatgctagaaatcagattaaaaaaaggtttggaggccaactttagggtttggggaaaccgtttagggtttcggtttcaatcaaatttttgaggtttcaattcatttccaaccatttagggttttgctagaaTTGAttccctctttggtttggcacaatttggttgatcagatgaaacaaagttttgcttaggtggcatgatctcacactttgATTTTCATTCATAAATCCATCGAAtggttccttatggtgccaagtgtctaatattattcagtatatgtggctaagatcttaccaagtgtccaaataaaacttctctaacctaatttggacattccacactgtgattttgaaaacactgcacttaGTGCGTTTATCGAggctactattcactcaaaaaaattacataataaatttagacttgaaaaatcctaaatattcatattaacctaccgtgaaaatcgtttactgaaattcaaccccaaattgcccctaaaaataatttcacaatttcgaacaggcgtttcgtccgaaattatgaaaatgagttattgcgccataaaattttaaataatcaacCGAGTCTAATgacgtagaccataatgcattctgacacttctaactatcttaaataattaaaattgtatTATTGGCACCATAACAagtgataatactgactatgttgacagactaaaacctgtgcaattggtcgattcgtgaaaacttatgagattttcatgagattcctaaagttaatagaaattccactagtGATGTAATATAactttacacacacacacacacacacacacatatatatatatatagaatttctattaacttgctCTACATACACTTGTTCAAAGCGATTTCGCGATGTATACGCATTTCACGATTACATAtagaattattaatttatgtgaCTCCTTtaacaacccgctagaaatttactggtgaaatttctattaattttaggAACCTCGGTTAATAGAAatcatacacacatatatatagagaggctctatataatatgtaatatgtatgtAGATTATTATAGAACAAAGCGCACACACCCATATGCATATATTGTATAATAGTTATagaagtctatttttatttattttctacgGATATCATGAATTGGATAGTTTTGTAAAactaaaattgaattttaatgAAGCGGCACACTTGAATTGGTTGATCATGTGAAATGGATTGTAAAAggtttgtaaaaataaaaactaatttgttTATGATCATTAcccattaattatttttgtggttCATTTACATATCAATCATCCTATTCGAGCTTAAAAATTAAGGAATTCATTTGCAGTTCATATCCAAACTAAAGagcttaaaaaacaaaaagacaacaaCATTGAGgtacttaaaatattatataagcTAGAAtattaaagaaagaataatagACAGTCTTTCTTATGAACAAGGAGATGAAAGGGAAATTAAAGTGGGTCGAAATCATAAACGGTACATGCATGATGTTCGGTACATAGAGATCATCAGGAGACAGTTAAGTTCAAAAGTAGTCCTCGGTCCTTCCCTTGAATCCAATTTGCCCAAAAGTAAGGACGATGAACAGTCCCAGGTGCCAGGTAACCAACCACAACCTGCTCATCACCACACACATATCCAACTCAtgatatgtaaataaatatataagaaaaatgttaaatgaatTCCTCATTAATGTTAccgcttatatattttattttattattttatttaataattaaaaaataactattaataaaatggcatatttttttattttttattaaagatgttaaaaaaatatttaaaataaaataaaaaaatttcaactaaCAGTACGCTGGGCGGCCTCTAGCAGCATccacaaatatataaacatatattccAATattacctaaaaataaattagtaagGAAGTTCATGTgctatataaagatataaataaataaatatatatatatatatatatagcaccaaAAAGGGCAAGACAGTGCATGTATAATTCAGAACTCTCGAAACGAAAAGGTAAAagaattagagaaatgatacttgtagtcgtgagtATATAAGTGAcgtgtagtcgttttgaaaaaaatgaataaatatgagatttatatgaaaagaaattaaatttttaataatagattctatttttttctaaaataactGTATGGTATTTACGCATTCTACGACGACTGTATGcagtattatttaaaaaattacgtAGGAAACAGAAGGAAGGGTATAACTAACCAGAACTGAGAAGTTAGAGCAGGAGGAGTTGGAAAGTGAGAGAGCTCAGCTCCAATGCTTTCGAAGAAAAGTCCTGTCAAACTCTTCCCATCGATTGCAGGAATGCTGGATGGCGCTAACCAACCTATTAACCCGAATCCTATCACATTGAAATCCGTGCGCAGCCAATTCCTCTCGAAGCTTTTCCCCATTACAAATCAGCACAACCCAACAACAAAATTCCACCCAGTTATATATAATCAATCCACAGGAAAACCTACGCCGCCTGGCGGCCATTATCAGTAAACAGTAGAAGACTACTACGTACTATATACGTACTTACCATGTAAACTTTCCTCCCGAAGCTCCCGCTTGGCTCAGAGGATTCCTAACAGCCACTGAAGACTTGACAAAACCTGAAACCAGATTTTTATAATCATGCTTAGATCAGCAGAAAGTATAATTTAATCCCTTCAGGACCGGAGATCGAAAGTTGAGAGCTTTTGATCAGATGCAACACCTGAAGTGAGGCATGATGATCTCTTTCCCACGGAGGCCCGAGAAGGGGATGCTAATGAGGAGGTTCCAAGGCCAATGATGGTCGAGGAAGTGGCAAAGGTCGCGGCCATTTTTTGAGAGAGTGAGGGTTATTGGGCGTTCGAGATCAGcgtggagttgtttgggttacGCTTTTGTTCTGGTCAAAATGTGATGGACATTTTTTGTGGCAGATTATAGATAGATTAGATTGCATGGATGGGCTGCAGCTCAATGATATTGTGCCACGTAGGATTTGCATGGATAAAGTGGGGCTGGTTGCTTTTATCCTGATCGGATACCGATCATGGCTGTAAGCCCAAGGGAATTACTAATACCCATGAGATGGAGCGTGACTACAAATCAAGTTCAATAAGCTTGACGTGGAATTTAGGGGTGGAAATTCATATTCGGCTGTCGTATATTCACATGTCAAAGTCATGATTATTAGATTATACAGGTCAATTTGAACAAAATccttttaattaaatgggtaaACTTCTATCACAATGTGTTTAAATAACATGAGACATGACCCGCTTAattcgtttaataatattttacacgactcatttattatgtttcaagCCATTTCAACCCAATTCAAGCCGTTTATATAAATGGGTTAAACTAacctcatatttattttttaacttaattaatataatttcatatataatagaaGAATCAtgactatataaaatcattcacaattataatgtattcatgataaaatattttattattaatattcaaaccaataatatataagaaaatcaatattttcataaaataaaaatacattttaacataaaaaactcaatagtTTGACCTATTAagtagtcaaatactaatattaatattacatcctaacaacaacaaaaatcattatataaaactaagtatttctaaaatttataaatatagtttATTCATGTTATAAGAATTAATTGCAGGTTTAGCGGGTTGACCCGCAATTAACCTATTGATTAATTGTGTCCTATTGGGTTAATCTAAGTTGACCCAAACCCGCTAATTTCATGTTGAGTTGATATACGGGTCTTGTCATGTATTGACACTAGTAGTGGAATTTCAAACTGAAGCTTTTTTGACTTTaccaatatttatatttacatatttcaatCCATATACTTTAAAAATCATTCTTATTCTTAAGCCTTAAGaactatatatatcaaaattaaaatatataaatttataaagttcCTAAACAATATAATTCGTACACATCTATTAATTTCTttgtaatatgatatatattctaATGTTGTGCATCTACatcatttctttcttcattgTAAGAGCATTCGCAATGCTATtgtcaagtctaaattttgactagaatttaaggttttgattatagccaaaatttttagagaggtTAATTAACATTGAACTAACTATCctaaagttaaaatagtaatataatattatatattttaataatatttttaaaaaattaatattttgtaaatacacttgtatttaaaatttaatattttgtattaatattaaaagagagagGTAGTTAGATGGAAAAATCATAAGATATCGATTTGGTCATTCTACAGTGACTCTCCAAATATGACTAGGGGCCCTATATTACTGTAGCTTAAaatttcacaaatattcttttggCTAGTCCAACACTGGTGatttaactcaaaaaaaatttaaaatttagaattgaATTTGGACTTTAACTCATGTTTTAATTTGTAGCGTCAGTTCACAAACTTCTCCTCGGAACGTGTATATGTCAGGTTCCTTGATAATCCTTTCATTAGGACGAGGCATTTTGATGCCTTAAGTGTTGTatcttgtgaaaaaaaatatatatatatatattttcaacatGTAACAAGATGGAATATTCTCTTGCAATACATTTTCTTATAATTCATACATGCAGTACAAAGCGGCCATATATGAAACTTCAAATTGTTCAAATAGAAGTTGTGTTGTGTAAATAcagtataagaaaaataagtatttatgaCGGGTTATTTGctacaaaaacaatattaaatttggtagaaaataatcattttcactgAAAATAATTtgtcacaaataaacagttttcttatagtgatatagtaCTTTTTTCTATAAGGAAAGCCATAGAATTATCCTCTCCTAATTTTTCTTCCTAGCTTACTACCAACCCTTCTAAGTTTATAACAACTAGAATAACTTAATGCTACGTACTACTAACATTAAAAGCATTTCAATTAATGCCATGTATAAAAGGTTTCATTATCATAGTCATAAaacccaaatattttattagggtCCCGTTTGAAATTTGGACTAAAATgagatcaactcaattcagtctaattttaagctcagTCTAACATCCAACACTCAAATCACTAAAcgcatctcaactcaaaacttctttacaagtgggactcacaatctttttcaactcaacacctctttacacgcgggacctacaacatttttcaacttctcataaatacatctaaactcatcttaggtgtaCCTACAAAACTCATTCcaccatcttaactcactactataactcaacttatctcaactcagctcaacatctaaacgggACCTCCAAAGAAAGCATCCTAAAGAAGCTGGCATGGTTATCACTAGTGCttactgaaaaaagaaaaattagttctaaaaaataaagcaaataatAAAGGCCAAAATCATCAAGCCTAAGACTCGTCCCCTGGTCGTGTCCTATCATGTAGCATACTC is drawn from Juglans regia cultivar Chandler chromosome 5, Walnut 2.0, whole genome shotgun sequence and contains these coding sequences:
- the LOC108997786 gene encoding uncharacterized protein LOC108997786 → MIRSRIPQHPKGVTNQENQILPTDGGLPKAIRLLVDMLRQQQQQQQQQQAHVPRPEVRGCLYEKFLFHPYPNFSGIEELLKAEKWIIDLERTYEICGCIEKQKLLVKDLGSLVALSWERFKEKFDNRFFPDSVKQLKTQEFVILTQGGLTVEQYAAKFIALGSFAPHLISTQRMQAQKFQV
- the LOC109011866 gene encoding photosystem I subunit O; amino-acid sequence: MAATFATSSTIIGLGTSSLASPSRASVGKRSSCLTSGFVKSSVAVRNPLSQAGASGGKFTCFERNWLRTDFNVIGFGLIGWLAPSSIPAIDGKSLTGLFFESIGAELSHFPTPPALTSQFWLWLVTWHLGLFIVLTFGQIGFKGRTEDYF